AGCCCACTGGTAAGGAAGCCTTTGCTCCTTCTGAGAGCTGATACGCTGCATGGATACTAGGATATGCACTCCAGCTAGGAGCTCCATTTTGAGCTTTATTGATGGCTGTTGTGACGGTGTTTTCCAAAGACTTTAAAATATCCCCACCACCTTTTGAACCATCTTCTAAATCTTCCTCTCTAAGATACTGGTATTTAATTGTAGGATCCAATGGTTTCTGAAGCATATCTTCATACTCTTCAGTTTTTACCACTTTCTCATCTTTGTTTGTATCATCAGGTTTATCTTTTTTACTCTCTTTCTTTAGCTCTGATGCAGTTATGCCATCCGAAGATGCATTGCTGGATTGTTTTGAAACCTGGGTGTCATTGGCTGGTGCCTCAGACAGCGATTGCATTTTCTCCACAGCCAAGGGATCTAGTACtagttgttttcctttctttgaaGCTGAACTTGTGACTTTCAAGAAATGACCCGTGACCATCATATGAGTGGTGAGTTGCTGCAAGGTGTCATGTGAACTTCCGCATTCCATACACTTCAAAATCTGGGATTTACAGGCCTCAAACTGCCATGTGTAGCTGGCTCCATTCTGGTAGCCATAGCGGTTGTTAGATGACAACTGCAGGCTTGCATTCTTCTGAGGAGAAAAGGTATCTGCAAAAGATCCTGTTGTGGAATCTGGGGAACAAGGTCTGTTAACATCAAACACACGTTTCTTTGCAGGAGTGACCATTTTTGAAGAAATGGTAGGTACCGGCTCCTTCAAAGGCACTTTTTGGTAATGTTTAGTTTTTATCATATGAACGCTCAGATCTTGAAGGGAATCAAAAGAGTCACCACAGAACATGCACTTTAGAACTTTTTGTGCATCTTCCTTGTCCATGTCCTGAAAGGCCCTTTTCCGGGGCTTTGAGTAGCTAGTAGGTCTGTGCTTGTCCTTTTTACGGTTGTCATCTTGGTAATGACCGGTTTCATTCATATGGACTGTTAGCTCTACCAAGGTGTCATAGGCAGCACTGCATTGCCTGCACCTAAACCTGCTAGCACCCGTGAATACAGTTCCGCACATTTTGCTGCTTTGTCTGTAGAGCTGCACTGAACTGAAAAGATTTGGTTTGGAGACCGGTCTGGAAGGTAAACTCTGTTGTAAGCTTTTTGACAATGCATCTTGGTGCCAATCAAAGTCACTTTTGTTACCTCCATTTCTATTGTCACAGCCCCGTCTTTCAGAGTTAGACAACTTGAGACCCAGTCCTAAGCCTGTCCAATAAGAGTCTGACAGTATGTTAGCATAGACTGCTGTCATTTTATCCATGCAATCATGTGCTTCATTCTGAGATTTGGGGTGAGTATTGGTTTTCAGATCCTGCACCTCTCTAGAGCAAATGCTTTTAGTATCTGCCACCTGGTCACTAGCGTCACTTAACAGGGACTCATTTTCCGCATCCTGATTAGATATATGACTTACTGGAGAATTCTGGTAACTAAAGCTTCCTTTCTGCTCAGGACCCACTTCATGTTCTTCATCCGTGCCAGTATCATTGCTGCCCTGAAGTTGAGCTGTTGAATTACTGTCAtcatcatcctcttcctcctcctttataTCTTCCTCTTGGACGTAACCTGAAATGTAACATCAATATATGAAATAAATGTTAATAacactgcagttttatttttctaGTTTCACTATGTGCTTTTGCTACTGGACTTCATTTTAATCTACAACTTTATTGTCTGTTAGTCCTGGAAGTGAAAAAGTCAAATGATGTCTTTTTGTAAAGCTTGCTGAGGTTTTTGGATGATCGTAATTCTTTATAACTGCCAGAGATTCTGAGTTAATAATTTTCCTGTCATGGGAGTATAATTCTAACTGTCCTCTAATGGGACAGTTGAAAAATTCATATGTGAGAACTTTAAGTTCATACTAAAAGTCTCATTTTTATGACTTTGTTATTAGACTcaaggaaaagaagagagagagagagagaaagagagaattggCAAGGAATAGAAGAAAAATAACTGCTCTAATATTCCTGGTTCATAGAATTATCTAGGAACAGAAATCTTTTACCATTTGATCACCTTAAAAAAGCATTTCTGAATGTGTGCAAATAATTGATATTACAAACTACTACACTTGAAACAATTAATAGGTTCAACTGAAACCTCTGTTTGTAAATGCACTGTATTCCATCAATGCAAATTATAGTTTGATAAAAGAAATATTCTAGGGCAGAAGCCTAAGAAGCTATGGAAGGATATGGCTGAGACAGACCGATATTAACTATAAAACTAAAAAAAGTAAAGCAAATCCAGAGTGGTTTTATTTGACAAATGAACTATTTTAATTAATAAGATAAACTTGATATTGGTAGAGctacaaattttaaaattaattaaggaATTTCTGGTGGCACTAAATCAGGActaattccactgaagtaaatggaactaAACTGGTATGAAATTGATACAtgggaaaggagaatcaggcttaGGATGAAATCccggccccactgaagtcaatcgcaaaactccccttgactcaACAATGCCAGGATTTCATCTTTGGACTTCAATGGGAAAGGAATCtaagaggaaaggagtacttcaAACATTTTCCTATTAATAGCCACCCtaaatttttaattaatctgctTTGGCAGTACTCCGACCCCTGTTGTTTGCCCTGTAAGTAGATATTCAAATAATCAACTTTTACTGATACAAACATTCATggaaaccaatttttaaaatcacaggcACAAGCCTTCATGCATAACACACTTCTCTGCTCATTCAATCGGGAAACACAAACAATGTTGCCAACTGGAATGATTTCATTGTGATATTTAGTGTTTCTCTTAGCGACCAACTGAAGGAATCATGTGATTATGTAATAATCAaagctctatttaaaaaaaaaagatttagccTTCATGATGgctgagaaaagcttgacaaACATGAttcttaaaggctcaaaaaacaaaaggcaaatgaaaaaagccaatatttattttatgttaaaaatcCCGTGACTTTTAAACTAATCTCATGACTTTTAGGGGGCCCTCACCCATGACAGTGGCATTACTGCATAAATGATACCACGTTGATCAATCaatagagctagtcagaaaatttggaaacattcaaaatgttgacaaaaatatAGACAAAACTTTCTGTAAACTAATTTTCAGAAATTTCAATTTAATTCAGTTTTTCAACCTGCTCTACCAATCAAAGTTGAACAACACAGATGAGATTCAGAATCACACGCTGAATATCTTACAGTAACAAAGAAATGTTTGCAATCAACCCATagaggaaaaatattaaaaaacaggTTGCTGAATAAACCTGAATTACAAGTAAGTTAGAGGCAGCTATGATCTACTTGTGGATATTCCATGAATATAAAGACAGGCTAAATTCATTGGAGACATTCTGCGTTGCACATTATTCGCTGAATTCGAGGAAGAATACTGATTACATCATTCTTCTAGCTCTCTTTGGCTGATTGTTGCATGGGGATGTGACACCAGAGAGCTTCTCAAATGGCGGTAAAGCTAACAGCAGTAactatgaatgaatgaatgtgtgccATGTATAATGTGATAAAACAACAATACTAAATATCATAATGATAATACTGTGCATGTGAATCCTTCAACTAAGGATTACAAAATGCTTGTCAAACATTAAACAAATAAGCCTCTCAATGTCTCTGTGTGGATCAGAATATATTATGACCCCATTTgtagatgggtaaactgaggcacaggcaggtTAATTGACTTGTTCAGGGACAGGCAGCAAGTCAAACGCAGATCTGGGACTCGAATTCAGGTGTTCCAACTCCTAGCTCTAGTAACTAGATGATGTTCACCATGACCTCCCTTATGAGTGTGTGCAGGAAGGTGAGCGCTACTACATATTATGAATAGTAACCTTGTTAATCAAACAGCATGAACTGATGAGCAGGGCTGACATTGTTCTTCTGGTGTCAGAGATACCATATAGTTTAGGTAGCAACATTGGACTCCTGCCAACATGCATCACAGTGCCATGCATACTGTAatgagcaaaacaaaaataaagagggACGTGAGTGCAAGAATCAGAAGAAAAGCACTTAGCCACTGAGTTCACGGTTCCAGGGTGGAGTTGAGTTGATTCCCTGTTTTTATATGAACTAGTTGAATACCATTAAgcccatttttcatgaaaaagggAATTTTTTCTTTGGAAGGTAAGTACTGTACTCTTTCTTTCACAATATTCTCTGTCCTTCTAAATAGATTTACTAGGAGAAGCAAAACCATCAGACAGTtgcaccttcctcctcccccccatacaGATAAAATTTGCTGCTTAATTAGGCATTGACATGTTTACTATAACCTTTACAGAAGAATAACACGTGCTCAGAAGTCcgcttttttccttttcctttgtttgtttgtctgcataataCACTGACAATCTAATGAAAACAATATAGTAACTTATGAGAAGGCACCATCAAAAATTCACAAAAGCATCAGTCAAGTCCATTTTTAATAATGGTTAAGGATTCTGGGCAGCTTTAAAAACACAGCTTAATATCAGACATTTAAAACCATTCACTTTGCTTAAATGATTTGCTGTGGGCATTTTGTGTAGTGAAGGCCTCTTGAATGCAGGCAGCCTGGGTGTATAATGAATGCATGTATCCATCTACCAGTGATTATTTTAGTAAGGTTTCAC
This genomic interval from Lepidochelys kempii isolate rLepKem1 chromosome 13, rLepKem1.hap2, whole genome shotgun sequence contains the following:
- the TSHZ2 gene encoding teashirt homolog 2, which produces MPRRKQQAPKRAAGYVQEEDIKEEEEDDDDSNSTAQLQGSNDTGTDEEHEVGPEQKGSFSYQNSPVSHISNQDAENESLLSDASDQVADTKSICSREVQDLKTNTHPKSQNEAHDCMDKMTAVYANILSDSYWTGLGLGLKLSNSERRGCDNRNGGNKSDFDWHQDALSKSLQQSLPSRPVSKPNLFSSVQLYRQSSKMCGTVFTGASRFRCRQCSAAYDTLVELTVHMNETGHYQDDNRKKDKHRPTSYSKPRKRAFQDMDKEDAQKVLKCMFCGDSFDSLQDLSVHMIKTKHYQKVPLKEPVPTISSKMVTPAKKRVFDVNRPCSPDSTTGSFADTFSPQKNASLQLSSNNRYGYQNGASYTWQFEACKSQILKCMECGSSHDTLQQLTTHMMVTGHFLKVTSSASKKGKQLVLDPLAVEKMQSLSEAPANDTQVSKQSSNASSDGITASELKKESKKDKPDDTNKDEKVVKTEEYEDMLQKPLDPTIKYQYLREEDLEDGSKGGGDILKSLENTVTTAINKAQNGAPSWSAYPSIHAAYQLSEGAKASLPVGSQVLQIRPTITNKLRPIAPKWKVMPLVPNSANVAQCTRVKKEIDDKEVIQKDYTKEGIRAEAAPLCQNEGESLPKSEAPVEPKKTEACPLKEEDKPKEDGEKEKTKPKESIAASLSNGCVATNHSSDLPCVNPLSALQSVLNNHLGKATEPLRPQSNTSPSSSTISMFHKPNLNMLEKPVLSPAPTPPKPASISRRYLFENNDQPIDLTKSKSKKAESAQAQSCTSPPQKHALSDIADMVKVLPKATTPKPAVSSRIPSIKLEMDVRRFEDVSTEVSTLHKRKGRQSNWNPQHLLILQAQFASSLFQTSEGKYLLSDLGPQERMQISKFTGLSMTTISHWLANVKYQLRKTGGTKFLKNMDKGHPIFYCSDCASQFRTPSTYISHLESHLGFQMKDMNRLAVEQQTKVEQEISRVSVQRSPETIAGEEDTDSKFKCKLCCRTFASKHAVKLHLSKTHSKSPEHHSQFVAEVDEE